A DNA window from Methanophagales archaeon contains the following coding sequences:
- the argF gene encoding ornithine carbamoyltransferase, translated as MTDMTGLISIFDLARRDIEEILRSATVLKGERRRGSRRRGDLKGKILALIFEKPSTRTRVSFEVAMLELGGDVISLNWSELQLGRGERIKETAEVLSTYLDAVMIRAYAHSTIEEFARHASIPVINGLSDLEHPCQTLADLMTIKEYKKKLRGIKVAWVGDGNNVCNSLIGGCALMGMDISIACPRGYEPAEQVIRRAEAMGAMIHISKDVKEAVTDADVIYTDVWVSMGEEGDRARREEALRDYQVNESVVDMAKEDVIVMHCMPVHVGEELTEGVLNSEEAVILEQAENRLHAQKALLLELLK; from the coding sequence ATGACTGACATGACAGGACTTATTTCGATATTTGACCTCGCACGAAGGGATATTGAAGAGATATTGAGGAGTGCGACTGTATTGAAAGGAGAGCGAAGACGTGGTTCAAGGAGGAGGGGGGATTTAAAAGGGAAAATACTGGCATTGATCTTCGAGAAGCCGTCCACCCGTACTCGTGTCTCTTTTGAGGTAGCAATGCTTGAACTCGGTGGTGATGTGATAAGCTTGAACTGGAGCGAGCTGCAGCTGGGCAGGGGAGAGAGGATAAAGGAGACAGCGGAGGTCTTATCCACCTATCTTGACGCCGTTATGATAAGGGCATATGCACACAGTACAATAGAGGAATTTGCGAGACATGCCTCCATTCCTGTAATTAATGGGCTAAGCGACCTGGAGCATCCATGTCAGACATTGGCAGACCTGATGACAATAAAGGAGTACAAGAAGAAGCTGAGAGGTATCAAAGTCGCATGGGTAGGAGATGGCAACAACGTGTGTAACTCGTTGATAGGGGGATGTGCATTGATGGGTATGGATATCAGTATAGCATGTCCAAGGGGCTACGAGCCAGCGGAGCAGGTGATAAGGAGGGCAGAGGCGATGGGCGCTATGATACACATAAGCAAAGATGTGAAAGAGGCTGTAACTGATGCTGATGTGATATACACCGATGTGTGGGTCTCGATGGGAGAGGAAGGAGATAGAGCGCGCAGGGAGGAAGCACTCAGGGATTATCAGGTGAACGAGAGTGTGGTGGATATGGCAAAAGAGGATGTAATTGTAATGCACTGTATGCCGGTGCACGTGGGTGAAGAGCTGACAGAGGGGGTACTGAACAGTGAAGAAGCGGTGATATTGGAGCAGGCGGAGAACCGGCTTCACGCACAGAAGGCACTGTTGCTGGAATTGTTAAAATAG